The Corynebacterium vitaeruminis DSM 20294 genome window below encodes:
- a CDS encoding branched-chain amino acid aminotransferase: protein MTDLKFAVEKTDHPTSPEKLKEILANPGFGKYRTDHMVTIDWSEDKGWHDAKVTAYAPLTLDPATSVFHYGQAIFEGIKAYRHADGTIKTFRPQANAARFQRSAHRMAMPELPQEVFIEALQQLVAIDQDWVPAAGGEESLYLRPFMISTEATLGVHPSTSYKFIVIASPAGAYFSGGVKPVSVWLSEDYVRACPGGTGAAKFAGNYAASLLAQAQASEKGCDQVVWLDAIKRTYIEEMGGMNLMFVFGEGKDAHVVTPQLSGSLLPGVTRDSLLQVAADLGYTTEERLVSTQEWHDAALSGEMSEAFACGTAAVITPVGSVKSKHGDYEVNGNQAGPITMQLREKLTGIQRGTEEDTHGWMYTLV from the coding sequence ATGACGGACCTTAAGTTTGCAGTAGAAAAGACCGATCACCCCACCTCGCCGGAAAAGCTCAAGGAGATTTTGGCGAACCCGGGGTTCGGTAAGTACCGGACCGACCACATGGTCACCATCGACTGGAGCGAGGATAAGGGCTGGCACGACGCGAAGGTCACCGCCTACGCGCCGCTCACCCTCGACCCCGCGACCAGCGTCTTCCATTACGGCCAGGCCATCTTCGAGGGAATCAAGGCCTACCGCCACGCCGACGGCACCATCAAGACCTTCCGCCCTCAGGCCAACGCCGCCCGCTTCCAGCGCTCCGCGCACCGCATGGCCATGCCCGAGCTGCCCCAGGAGGTCTTCATCGAGGCGCTCCAGCAGCTGGTCGCCATCGATCAGGACTGGGTTCCGGCCGCCGGCGGCGAGGAGTCCCTCTACCTTCGCCCGTTCATGATCTCCACCGAGGCCACTCTGGGCGTTCACCCGTCCACCTCTTACAAGTTCATCGTCATCGCCTCCCCGGCGGGCGCGTACTTCTCCGGCGGCGTCAAGCCGGTCTCCGTCTGGCTGAGCGAGGACTACGTCCGCGCCTGCCCGGGAGGAACCGGTGCGGCGAAGTTCGCGGGCAACTACGCGGCCTCGCTGCTCGCTCAGGCGCAGGCCTCCGAGAAGGGCTGCGATCAGGTCGTGTGGCTGGACGCTATCAAGCGCACCTACATCGAGGAGATGGGCGGTATGAACCTCATGTTCGTCTTCGGCGAGGGCAAGGACGCGCACGTGGTCACCCCGCAGCTGTCCGGCTCCCTGCTGCCGGGTGTCACCCGTGACTCCCTGCTCCAGGTCGCGGCCGACCTGGGCTACACCACCGAGGAGCGCCTCGTGTCCACCCAGGAGTGGCACGACGCGGCGCTGTCGGGCGAGATGAGCGAGGCCTTTGCCTGCGGCACCGCCGCCGTGATCACCCCGGTCGGCTCCGTGAAGTCCAAGCACGGCGACTACGAGGTCAACGGCAACCAGGCTGGCCCGATCACCATGCAGCTGCGCGAGAAGCTCACCGGCATCCAGCGCGGCACCGAGGAGGACAC
- a CDS encoding leucyl aminopeptidase, giving the protein MTTSALQKAGEFTVGNKTSTRKAIGLPDKGLRTKLSLSNKLPEEYDALVVPVFKGESGLELAATGLFDESVDTAIWELLAAVGATGKAEELTRVPAIEGMEADFVLAVGLGNPDALDEEKLRRAAGVAARSLKGVGTVATTLGSFGLGPAVEGFALGAYDYPGLRSKPSSSEPLGRAVFVDSRENAKKEMRRAKIIAGSVCVARDLVNAPSSHLYPATYASIIEELATEQGIAVEILDEKRLAKEGFGGILAVGMGSSRPPRLVRLTWEPKDCYHHVALVGKGITFDTGGISLKPPASMDNMISDMGGSAAVVATVLAAARLDLNIKVTATIPLAENMPGGNSYRPGDVITHYGGTTSEILNTDAEGRLVLADAMARACEDEPDYLIDTATLTGAQLVALGERTSGVMGNGPLRDQIAAAGVAMGENAWAMPLPEEIAEAVKSPVADIRNVTGNRNGGMLAAACYLRHFVTEGIEWAHVDIAGPAYNTSSAYGYTPKRATGVPVRTFIEVLSEIEHM; this is encoded by the coding sequence ATGACCACCTCAGCGTTGCAGAAGGCAGGAGAATTCACCGTGGGCAACAAGACTTCCACTCGCAAGGCAATTGGGCTTCCCGATAAGGGGCTTCGCACGAAGCTGAGCCTGTCAAACAAGCTGCCGGAGGAATACGACGCGCTCGTCGTGCCCGTGTTCAAGGGCGAGTCGGGCCTCGAGCTCGCGGCGACGGGGCTGTTCGACGAGAGCGTCGACACCGCCATCTGGGAACTGCTCGCCGCCGTGGGGGCCACAGGCAAGGCCGAGGAGCTCACCCGCGTCCCCGCCATCGAGGGGATGGAAGCCGACTTCGTCCTCGCCGTGGGGCTGGGCAACCCCGATGCGCTCGACGAGGAGAAGCTGCGCCGCGCCGCCGGCGTCGCCGCCCGCAGCCTCAAGGGGGTGGGCACCGTCGCGACCACCCTGGGCTCGTTCGGCCTAGGCCCTGCGGTGGAGGGCTTCGCGCTCGGCGCCTACGACTACCCCGGCCTGCGCTCGAAGCCGAGCTCAAGCGAGCCGCTCGGACGCGCGGTGTTCGTCGACTCCCGCGAAAACGCCAAGAAGGAGATGCGCCGGGCCAAGATCATCGCAGGCTCGGTCTGCGTGGCCCGCGACCTAGTCAACGCCCCCTCCTCGCACCTCTACCCCGCCACCTATGCCTCTATCATCGAGGAGCTGGCCACCGAGCAGGGCATCGCGGTGGAGATCCTCGACGAGAAGCGCCTGGCCAAGGAGGGCTTCGGCGGCATCCTCGCCGTAGGCATGGGCTCGTCGCGCCCGCCGCGGCTGGTGAGGCTGACGTGGGAGCCGAAGGACTGCTACCACCACGTGGCGCTGGTGGGCAAGGGCATCACCTTCGACACCGGCGGCATCTCGCTCAAGCCCCCGGCATCCATGGACAACATGATCTCCGACATGGGCGGCTCCGCGGCCGTGGTCGCCACCGTCCTCGCGGCCGCGCGACTTGATCTGAATATCAAGGTCACCGCGACGATCCCGCTCGCGGAGAACATGCCGGGCGGCAACTCCTACCGCCCGGGCGACGTCATCACCCACTACGGCGGAACGACATCCGAGATCCTCAACACCGACGCCGAGGGCAGATTGGTGCTTGCCGACGCCATGGCGCGCGCCTGCGAGGACGAGCCGGATTATCTCATCGACACGGCGACCTTGACCGGCGCGCAGCTGGTGGCCCTCGGGGAGCGCACCTCCGGCGTCATGGGCAACGGTCCCCTGCGCGACCAGATCGCCGCCGCTGGCGTGGCGATGGGCGAGAACGCCTGGGCGATGCCGCTGCCGGAGGAGATCGCCGAGGCCGTCAAGTCGCCCGTGGCCGACATCCGAAACGTCACCGGCAACCGCAACGGCGGCATGCTCGCGGCGGCCTGCTACCTGCGGCACTTTGTTACCGAAGGGATCGAGTGGGCGCACGTGGACATCGCGGGTCCCGCGTACAACACGAGCAGCGCGTACGGCTACACCCCCAAGCGCGCGACCGGCGTGCCGGTGCGCACCTTCATCGAGGTGCTGAGCGAGATCGAGCATATGTAG
- the sucB gene encoding 2-oxoglutarate dehydrogenase, E2 component, dihydrolipoamide succinyltransferase, protein MAHSVVMPELGESVTEGTITQWLKSVGDTVAVDEPLLEVSTDKVDTEVPSPVAGVLLEIRANEDDTVDVGEVIAVIGEAGEAPAEEAAPQAPAAPAEEPAAKVEAPAAAAPAASGESTDVVMPELGESVTEGTITQWLKSVGDTVAVDEPLLEVSTDKVDTEVPSPVAGVILEILANEDDTVDVGDVIVRIGQPGAAPAAPAEPAAPAEEPVAKVEAPAAAAPAASGESTDVVMPELGESVTEGTITQWLKSVGDTVAVDEPLLEVSTDKVDTEVPSPVAGVILEILANEDDTVDVGDVIVRIGQPGAAPAEPAAPAVPAEPAAKVETPAEKPAPAAEPAAKVEAPAAKVNNDKVPYVTPLVRKLADKHGIDLNTVTGTGVGGRIRKQDVLAAAGQGEAPAAPAAAPAAADPRANWSTKSVDPAKAELIGTTQKVNRIREITAAKMVEALQISAQLTHLQEVDVTTIADLRKANKPAFQAKHGINLTYLPFFVKATVEALVSHPNVNASYNAETKEMTYHADVNVAIAVDTPRGLLTPVIHKAQELSFVEIAKAIVDLADKARNNKLKPNDLTGATFTITNIGSEGALSDTPILVPPQAGILGTAAIQKRPVVVTENGADAIAIRQMCYIPFTYDHQVVDGADAGRFTATIKDRLETGNFESELEL, encoded by the coding sequence ATGGCGCACTCCGTTGTCATGCCCGAGCTGGGCGAATCCGTAACCGAGGGCACAATTACCCAGTGGCTGAAGTCCGTCGGCGACACCGTTGCCGTCGACGAGCCGCTGCTCGAGGTCTCCACCGACAAGGTCGACACCGAGGTGCCCTCTCCTGTTGCTGGCGTTCTGCTCGAGATCCGCGCTAACGAGGACGACACCGTCGACGTCGGCGAGGTTATCGCCGTCATCGGCGAGGCAGGCGAGGCGCCGGCCGAGGAGGCCGCACCGCAAGCTCCCGCTGCACCGGCCGAGGAGCCGGCGGCCAAGGTGGAAGCACCCGCCGCAGCGGCACCGGCCGCCTCCGGTGAGTCCACCGACGTCGTCATGCCCGAACTCGGCGAGTCCGTCACCGAGGGCACCATTACCCAGTGGCTGAAGTCCGTCGGCGACACCGTTGCCGTCGATGAGCCGCTGCTCGAGGTCTCCACCGACAAGGTCGACACCGAGGTCCCGTCCCCCGTCGCAGGCGTCATCCTCGAGATCCTCGCCAACGAAGACGACACCGTCGACGTCGGCGACGTCATCGTCCGCATCGGCCAGCCCGGCGCAGCACCCGCAGCCCCGGCTGAGCCAGCCGCACCGGCTGAGGAGCCGGTGGCCAAGGTGGAAGCACCTGCCGCGGCGGCACCGGCCGCCTCCGGTGAGTCCACCGACGTCGTCATGCCCGAGCTCGGCGAATCCGTCACCGAGGGCACCATTACCCAGTGGCTGAAGTCCGTCGGCGACACCGTCGCCGTCGACGAGCCGCTGCTCGAGGTCTCCACCGACAAGGTCGACACCGAGGTCCCCTCCCCCGTCGCAGGCGTCATCCTCGAGATCCTCGCCAACGAAGACGACACCGTCGACGTCGGCGACGTCATCGTCCGCATCGGCCAGCCCGGCGCAGCCCCGGCTGAGCCAGCTGCACCGGCGGTTCCGGCCGAGCCGGCGGCCAAGGTTGAGACCCCAGCCGAAAAGCCTGCTCCCGCAGCCGAGCCGGCCGCAAAGGTCGAGGCTCCGGCCGCGAAGGTGAACAACGACAAGGTCCCGTACGTCACCCCGCTGGTGCGCAAGCTGGCCGACAAGCACGGCATTGACCTCAACACCGTGACCGGCACCGGCGTCGGCGGCCGCATCCGCAAGCAGGACGTGCTCGCAGCCGCTGGTCAGGGCGAAGCCCCGGCCGCCCCGGCGGCGGCACCTGCCGCAGCCGACCCGCGCGCCAACTGGTCCACCAAGTCGGTCGACCCGGCGAAGGCCGAGCTCATCGGCACCACCCAGAAGGTCAACCGCATCCGCGAGATCACCGCCGCAAAGATGGTCGAGGCGCTGCAGATCTCCGCCCAGCTGACCCATCTGCAGGAGGTCGACGTCACCACGATCGCCGACCTGCGCAAGGCGAACAAGCCCGCCTTCCAGGCAAAGCACGGCATCAACCTCACCTACCTGCCGTTCTTCGTCAAGGCCACAGTCGAGGCGCTCGTCTCCCACCCGAACGTCAACGCCTCCTACAACGCCGAGACCAAGGAGATGACCTACCACGCGGACGTCAACGTGGCCATCGCCGTGGACACCCCACGCGGCCTTCTGACCCCGGTCATCCACAAGGCCCAGGAGCTAAGCTTCGTGGAGATCGCGAAGGCCATCGTCGACCTGGCCGACAAGGCTCGCAACAACAAGCTGAAGCCGAACGACCTGACCGGCGCCACCTTCACCATCACCAACATTGGTTCGGAGGGCGCCCTGTCCGACACCCCGATTCTGGTTCCGCCGCAGGCTGGCATCCTCGGCACCGCAGCGATCCAGAAGCGTCCGGTCGTCGTGACCGAGAACGGTGCTGACGCGATCGCCATCCGCCAGATGTGCTACATCCCGTTCACCTACGACCACCAGGTCGTCGACGGCGCCGACGCTGGCCGCTTCACCGCGACCATCAAGGACCGCCTCGAGACCGGCAACTTCGAGTCCGAGCTCGAGCTCTAG
- a CDS encoding HNH endonuclease signature motif containing protein: MNVLETLGALLHDPMTLIEEASGLGEGELERLLPESTAATVAGLAAIYAAPSPMSRVQAECVSAIRANGHCLDALVAIEAVARRVADKRKKWRLRRELCRMKAAPAELKRRGLALLKKLVAPRALTLGVSVRRYADNTWSMRVNAPAEVIATLYDPVKDADDPVAALQEAITGGGAVATVLRPIVTIPLDALDAVLDGTGDETVLRCSDGVERTSTQVARMKLDEKWGFALIHPVEGPVDLVRSERFANGKQRVLAAVENPTCAWDGCHKPADECQVHHLVPWQFGGHTRSSNLATCCAYHNGVNDDDPAGPSVRGRLERVDGKVRRVFRS; encoded by the coding sequence ATGAACGTGTTGGAGACCTTGGGCGCGCTGCTGCACGACCCGATGACGCTCATCGAGGAAGCCAGTGGGCTGGGTGAGGGTGAGCTGGAGCGGTTGTTGCCGGAGTCCACGGCGGCTACCGTCGCAGGGCTTGCGGCGATCTATGCCGCGCCCTCGCCGATGTCGCGGGTGCAGGCAGAGTGCGTGTCCGCGATCCGCGCCAACGGGCACTGCCTGGATGCGCTTGTGGCGATCGAGGCGGTTGCCCGCCGGGTGGCGGACAAGCGTAAGAAGTGGCGCCTGCGCCGCGAGCTGTGCCGGATGAAGGCGGCGCCTGCGGAGCTTAAACGCCGCGGACTGGCTTTGCTAAAGAAGCTCGTTGCACCCCGCGCGTTGACGTTGGGGGTGTCGGTGCGCAGGTATGCGGACAATACGTGGTCGATGCGGGTCAACGCCCCAGCGGAGGTGATCGCTACGCTTTACGACCCGGTCAAGGACGCCGATGACCCGGTGGCGGCGTTGCAGGAGGCGATCACCGGTGGCGGGGCCGTAGCAACGGTGCTGCGGCCGATCGTGACGATCCCGCTGGACGCTCTCGATGCGGTGCTGGATGGCACCGGGGATGAGACGGTGTTGCGGTGCTCGGATGGGGTGGAGCGCACCAGCACGCAGGTCGCCCGCATGAAGCTGGATGAGAAGTGGGGGTTTGCGCTGATTCATCCGGTTGAAGGGCCGGTGGACTTGGTTCGCTCGGAGCGGTTTGCCAACGGCAAGCAGCGGGTGTTGGCGGCGGTGGAGAATCCCACCTGTGCGTGGGATGGGTGCCATAAGCCAGCCGATGAGTGCCAGGTGCATCACTTGGTTCCGTGGCAGTTCGGTGGGCACACGAGAAGTTCGAACCTGGCCACGTGCTGCGCGTATCACAACGGTGTCAACGACGATGATCCGGCGGGTCCGTCGGTGCGCGGGCGGCTGGAACGCGTCGACGGGAAGGTACGCCGGGTATTCCGTAGCTAG
- the gcvP gene encoding aminomethyl-transferring glycine dehydrogenase, translated as MTFARRHVGPDSHEQQLMLEAVGYASIDDLLDAAIPSGIRTTDDLGLGPGLSEAQAAERLRAYAKQNTVLKAFYGQGFYDTITPPVIRRNVVEDPGWYTAYTPYQPEISQGRLEALLNFQTMVEELTGLPVANASLLDEASAVAEAVGLMGRVHRKGNRVVLDEALHPQVLAVATARARTIGIEVEVADLAQGLVGEGVIGIVAAYPGTEGEVTDIRQAINDVHSRGGLAAVACDLLALQLLESPGALGADIAVGSSQRFGVPLFYGGPHAAFMAVTDAIKRQMPGRIVGVSVDADERPAYRLALQTREQHIRREKATSNICTAQALLAVCASMYAVWHGPEGLKAIAERVHGLACAFAEALEDGGVDLAHQRFFDTVTVVVPGRAEEIVAGLAAKGYLVRAIGADKVSVAFGESANEADVRMLADAFGVVVDKHDAAPRLPKALARTTPTLTHPVFSSIHSETQMLRYLRGLKDKDLALDRTMIPLGSCTMKLNPTTGMEPITWPEFANMHPYAPKEQAAGWLGLIADLEGWLAEITGYAKVSLQPNAGSQGELAGLNAIRRYHLSRGDDQRDIILIPQSAHGTNAASATLANLRVAVVATAADGSIDLGDLDEKLAKHEHHVAGIMITYPSTHGVFEESVRKVCAKVHAAGGQVYIDGANLNALAGYARPGEFGGDVSHLNLHKTFTIPHGGGGPGVGPVAVAEHLVPFLPTDPTLPQRGPGVPVASTFYGSAGVLPISWAYIAMMGDEGLRQATANAILNANYVAASLRESFPVLYTGESGLVAHECIFDLRSLTDATGATATDVAKRLVDYGFHAPTLSFPVAGTLMVEPTESEDKGELDRFIAAMRSIRAEIEEVARGDYAYEDSVLHHAPFTAESVIADSWTHPFSREKAAYPLRSLRGGDKYFPPVRRLNEAYGDRNFACSCPPPSAFDFGN; from the coding sequence ATGACCTTCGCACGCCGTCACGTCGGCCCCGACAGCCACGAGCAACAGCTCATGCTCGAGGCCGTGGGCTACGCCAGCATCGACGACCTCCTCGACGCCGCCATCCCCTCCGGCATCCGCACCACCGACGACCTCGGCCTCGGCCCCGGCCTCAGCGAGGCGCAGGCGGCCGAAAGGCTCCGCGCCTACGCCAAGCAGAACACCGTCCTCAAGGCCTTCTACGGCCAGGGCTTCTACGACACCATCACCCCGCCCGTCATCCGGCGCAACGTCGTCGAGGACCCGGGCTGGTATACCGCCTACACCCCCTACCAGCCGGAGATCTCGCAGGGCAGGCTCGAGGCGCTGCTCAACTTCCAAACCATGGTCGAGGAGCTCACCGGCCTGCCCGTGGCCAACGCGTCGCTTCTCGACGAGGCCTCCGCTGTCGCGGAGGCCGTGGGGCTGATGGGCCGCGTCCATCGCAAGGGCAACCGCGTGGTCCTAGACGAGGCGCTGCACCCGCAGGTACTCGCCGTGGCCACGGCCCGCGCCCGCACGATCGGCATCGAGGTCGAGGTCGCAGACCTAGCCCAGGGGCTGGTCGGCGAGGGCGTCATCGGCATCGTCGCCGCCTACCCGGGCACCGAGGGCGAGGTCACCGACATCCGCCAGGCTATCAATGACGTCCACTCCCGCGGCGGGCTCGCGGCCGTCGCCTGCGACCTGCTGGCCCTCCAGCTTTTGGAAAGCCCCGGCGCGCTCGGCGCCGACATCGCCGTGGGCAGCTCCCAGCGCTTCGGCGTCCCGCTGTTCTACGGTGGCCCGCACGCGGCGTTCATGGCGGTCACCGACGCCATCAAGCGCCAGATGCCCGGCCGCATCGTCGGCGTGTCCGTCGACGCCGACGAGCGACCCGCCTACCGGCTCGCGCTGCAGACCCGCGAGCAGCACATCCGCCGCGAGAAAGCCACGAGCAACATCTGCACCGCCCAGGCGCTCCTCGCCGTGTGCGCCTCCATGTACGCCGTCTGGCACGGGCCGGAGGGCCTGAAGGCCATCGCCGAGCGCGTCCACGGGCTCGCCTGCGCGTTCGCGGAGGCGCTCGAGGACGGCGGGGTGGACCTCGCCCACCAGCGCTTCTTCGACACCGTCACCGTGGTCGTCCCAGGCCGCGCCGAGGAGATCGTCGCGGGTCTGGCAGCAAAGGGCTACCTCGTGCGCGCCATCGGCGCCGACAAGGTCTCCGTCGCCTTTGGCGAGTCCGCGAACGAGGCCGACGTTCGGATGCTGGCGGACGCCTTTGGCGTAGTCGTCGACAAGCACGATGCAGCCCCGCGCCTCCCGAAAGCGCTCGCGCGAACGACGCCGACGTTAACGCACCCCGTGTTCAGCTCGATCCACTCGGAGACGCAGATGCTGCGCTACCTGCGCGGGCTCAAGGACAAGGACCTGGCGCTGGATCGCACGATGATCCCGCTGGGCTCGTGCACGATGAAGCTCAACCCGACCACCGGCATGGAGCCGATCACCTGGCCGGAGTTCGCGAACATGCACCCGTACGCGCCGAAGGAGCAGGCCGCCGGCTGGCTCGGGCTCATCGCCGACCTCGAGGGATGGCTGGCCGAGATCACCGGCTACGCCAAGGTCTCCCTACAGCCCAACGCAGGCTCCCAGGGCGAGCTCGCGGGCCTCAACGCCATCCGCCGCTACCACCTCTCGCGCGGCGACGACCAGCGCGACATCATCCTGATCCCGCAGTCCGCCCACGGCACGAACGCGGCCTCGGCGACGCTGGCGAACCTGCGCGTGGCGGTCGTGGCCACGGCCGCGGACGGCTCGATCGACTTGGGCGACCTCGATGAGAAGCTGGCCAAGCACGAGCACCACGTGGCGGGCATCATGATCACCTACCCCTCCACGCACGGCGTGTTCGAGGAGTCGGTACGCAAGGTGTGCGCGAAGGTGCACGCCGCGGGTGGGCAGGTCTACATCGACGGCGCGAACCTCAACGCGCTGGCGGGCTACGCGCGCCCCGGCGAGTTCGGCGGCGACGTCTCCCACCTGAACTTGCACAAGACCTTTACCATCCCGCACGGCGGCGGCGGTCCGGGCGTGGGGCCTGTGGCCGTGGCCGAGCATCTCGTGCCGTTCCTGCCTACCGACCCCACCTTGCCGCAGCGCGGCCCCGGGGTGCCGGTCGCCTCCACGTTCTACGGCTCGGCGGGCGTGCTGCCGATCTCGTGGGCGTACATCGCGATGATGGGCGACGAGGGGCTGCGCCAGGCCACCGCGAACGCGATCCTCAACGCCAACTACGTCGCGGCCAGCCTGCGCGAATCCTTCCCTGTGCTCTACACCGGCGAGTCGGGGCTCGTCGCGCACGAGTGCATCTTCGATTTGCGTTCGCTTACCGACGCCACAGGTGCGACCGCCACGGACGTCGCGAAGCGGCTGGTCGACTACGGCTTCCACGCCCCGACGCTGTCCTTCCCCGTCGCGGGAACGCTCATGGTGGAGCCTACCGAGAGCGAGGACAAGGGCGAGCTCGACCGGTTCATCGCGGCCATGCGCTCGATCCGGGCGGAGATCGAGGAGGTCGCCCGCGGCGACTACGCCTACGAGGACTCCGTGCTCCACCACGCCCCGTTCACGGCTGAGTCGGTGATCGCCGACTCCTGGACGCACCCGTTTAGCCGCGAGAAGGCGGCCTATCCGCTGCGCTCGCTGCGCGGCGGGGACAAGTACTTCCCGCCGGTGCGCCGCCTCAACGAGGCCTACGGCGACCGCAACTTCGCCTGCTCCTGCCCGCCGCCGTCCGCCTTCGACTTCGGCAACTGA
- the gcvT gene encoding glycine cleavage system aminomethyltransferase GcvT, whose amino-acid sequence MTELLQSPLHAEHVALGASFTAFGPWEMPLKYGSELAEHRAVREAAGLFDLSHMGEVRVRGAQAGEFLDYALISTLSQVKVGKAKYSMIVNKSGGIIDDLITYRLAEDEYLVVPNAGNAKVVAAELASRAEGFDVTVTDESLDTALVAVQGPRAQELLLSLVPDDLAARVTGMPYYAAAPVTVAGVDALVARTGYTGEDGFEVFVPGGKAAAVWGALLHAGAVPAGLAARDSLRLEAGMPLYGNELTLELTPVAAGMPVAAKDCEFVGKEALASAPAPERVLVGLSSSQRRAARAHDLLFDGETLVGEVTSGQHSPTLSRPVALAYVDKRKATPGTALEAEIRGKRYPFEVVSLPFYTRQKG is encoded by the coding sequence ATGACTGAACTGCTCCAGTCCCCGCTGCACGCGGAGCACGTGGCGCTCGGCGCGAGCTTCACCGCGTTCGGCCCGTGGGAGATGCCGCTGAAGTACGGCTCCGAGCTCGCCGAGCACCGCGCCGTGCGCGAGGCCGCGGGGCTCTTCGACCTCTCCCACATGGGCGAGGTGCGCGTGCGCGGCGCCCAGGCCGGGGAATTCCTCGACTACGCGCTCATCTCGACGCTGTCGCAGGTAAAGGTGGGCAAGGCGAAGTACTCGATGATTGTCAACAAGTCAGGCGGCATCATCGACGACCTCATCACCTACCGGCTTGCCGAGGACGAGTACCTCGTGGTACCGAACGCGGGCAACGCGAAGGTCGTCGCCGCCGAGCTCGCCTCCCGGGCGGAGGGCTTCGACGTGACCGTCACCGACGAATCGCTAGATACCGCGCTCGTCGCGGTCCAGGGCCCTCGCGCCCAGGAGCTGTTGCTCTCGCTGGTCCCCGACGACCTCGCCGCGCGGGTGACCGGGATGCCCTACTACGCGGCGGCACCTGTCACCGTGGCGGGCGTCGACGCGCTCGTCGCCCGCACCGGCTACACCGGCGAGGACGGCTTCGAGGTGTTCGTGCCGGGCGGCAAGGCTGCCGCGGTATGGGGCGCGCTGCTTCACGCCGGCGCCGTGCCGGCGGGGCTGGCCGCCCGCGACTCCCTTCGGTTGGAGGCGGGCATGCCGCTCTACGGCAACGAGCTCACGCTCGAGCTCACCCCGGTCGCCGCCGGGATGCCCGTCGCGGCCAAGGACTGCGAGTTTGTGGGCAAGGAGGCGCTGGCCAGCGCTCCCGCGCCGGAGCGGGTGCTGGTGGGGCTTTCGAGCTCCCAGCGCCGCGCCGCCCGCGCCCACGACCTGCTCTTCGACGGCGAGACCCTAGTCGGCGAGGTGACCTCGGGTCAGCACTCGCCGACGCTTTCGCGGCCAGTCGCCTTGGCTTACGTCGACAAGCGAAAAGCAACGCCGGGAACGGCTCTTGAGGCCGAGATTCGCGGCAAGCGCTACCCCTTCGAGGTAGTCTCCCTCCCGTTCTACACCCGCCAGAAAGGATAA
- the gcvH gene encoding glycine cleavage system protein GcvH: protein MSLPADFSYSEEHEWINAPADKAAGETVKVGITSVAADRLGEVVFAELPQVGDAVTAGDPCGEVESTKSVSDIYSPVTGTVTAVNDAVHDDYSVVNSDPFGAGWLFEVAVDEVGPLMTASEYAAANGVS, encoded by the coding sequence ATGTCCCTGCCAGCTGATTTCTCCTACTCCGAGGAGCACGAGTGGATCAACGCGCCCGCCGATAAGGCCGCGGGTGAGACAGTCAAGGTGGGCATCACCTCGGTTGCCGCCGACCGCCTGGGCGAGGTCGTCTTCGCCGAGCTGCCGCAGGTGGGCGACGCCGTCACCGCGGGCGACCCGTGCGGCGAGGTCGAGTCGACCAAGTCCGTCTCCGACATCTACTCGCCCGTCACCGGCACCGTCACCGCGGTCAACGACGCGGTCCACGACGACTACTCGGTGGTCAACTCCGACCCGTTCGGTGCGGGCTGGCTGTTCGAGGTCGCGGTCGACGAGGTCGGCCCGCTCATGACCGCCTCCGAGTACGCGGCGGCCAACGGAGTATCCTAA
- the lipB gene encoding lipoyl(octanoyl) transferase LipB, producing MTAPRKPFFPADQSIRDSDAPVTVRELGLVDYQEAWDLQADLAARRAADEIEDTILVLEHPSIYTAGKRTQPEDRPTNGLPVIDVDRGGRITWHGPGQLVMYPIIKLADPIDVVDYVRRLEEALIQVVRQAGVTTAGRIDGRSGVWVPGASPAEHAKVAALGIRITRGVTMHGLALNCDNTLEFYDYVVPCGIADAGVTTMSAQLRRDVTVAEMTAPLLGALDDALAGRLVVADHTFASAPDPTKGLPRRS from the coding sequence ATGACTGCTCCGCGTAAGCCCTTCTTCCCCGCCGACCAATCCATCCGCGACTCCGACGCACCCGTGACGGTGCGCGAGCTGGGGCTGGTGGACTACCAGGAGGCCTGGGACCTGCAGGCGGACCTAGCGGCGAGGCGGGCGGCAGACGAGATCGAGGACACGATCCTCGTGCTCGAGCACCCGAGCATCTACACCGCGGGCAAGCGCACGCAGCCGGAGGACCGGCCCACCAACGGGCTGCCGGTCATCGACGTCGACCGCGGCGGGCGGATCACGTGGCACGGTCCCGGCCAGCTGGTGATGTATCCCATCATCAAGCTGGCCGACCCGATCGACGTGGTCGACTACGTCCGCCGGCTCGAGGAGGCGCTCATCCAGGTGGTGCGCCAGGCGGGAGTGACCACCGCCGGGCGCATCGACGGCCGCTCGGGCGTGTGGGTGCCGGGTGCTTCGCCCGCCGAGCACGCGAAGGTCGCGGCGCTGGGCATCCGGATCACCCGCGGGGTGACCATGCACGGGCTGGCCCTCAACTGCGACAACACCCTCGAGTTCTACGACTACGTCGTCCCCTGCGGGATCGCCGACGCCGGGGTGACCACCATGAGCGCGCAGCTTCGCCGCGACGTGACGGTCGCGGAGATGACCGCGCCGCTGCTTGGGGCGCTCGACGACGCGCTGGCCGGGCGCCTTGTTGTCGCGGATCACACCTTCGCCTCCGCCCCCGACCCCACCAAGGGGCTTCCTCGCAGGTCGTAG